In a single window of the Biomphalaria glabrata chromosome 5, xgBioGlab47.1, whole genome shotgun sequence genome:
- the LOC106064442 gene encoding DNA-binding protein inhibitor ID-2-like: MKAVATERPRSGNILGVKKDSNCSIMKTASIEFRGEKFTLSDEMKECFLKLSDMVPDVPRNESGNIDGTVLMQYVIDYILDLELQLDGQGNFSTSAAFAASFPSKFVTESQVTREPLTEKSFDNIVSSHYEMTPSPCLRDDLMSPSDCDIRPPSK, encoded by the exons ATGAAGGCTGTAGCTACTGAGAGACCGAGGTCTGGAAACATTTTAGGAGTCAAGAAAGATTCCAACTGCAGCATCATGAAGACTGCCAGCATTGAATTCCGGGGAGAGAAGTTCACACTCAGCGATGAGATGAAA GAATGTTTTCTGAAACTCAGTGACATGGTTCCTGATGTTCCCCGTAATGAGTCCGGCAACATTGATGGGACTGTTCTTATGCAGTATGTCATCGACTACATCCTGGATTTGGAACTGCAGCTGGATGGCCAGGGCAACTTTTCTACATCAGCAGCCTTTGCTGCATCTTTCCCATCAAAATTTGTCACAGAATCTCAAGTAACCAGGGAGCCCTTAACGGAAAAATCTTTTGACAACATTGTGTCTTCACATTATGAG atgacaCCTTCTCCGTGTTTAAGAGATGACTTGATGTCACCGTCAGATTGTGACATCAGGCCTCCATCAAAATGA